Proteins from a genomic interval of Actinoalloteichus hymeniacidonis:
- a CDS encoding phosphoadenylyl-sulfate reductase translates to MNTETEERIEQGRRLAREGAELLASADARQILDWTARTFGDEWIVASNMQDAVLVDLAAKAKPGVDVLFLETGYHFAETLGTRDAVAGTYPVRIVQAQARQTVAEQDASEGRRLYSSDPDRCCALRKVEPLRRTLAGYRAWVTGVRRVEAPTRANTPVVTFDERHGLVKVNPLAAWSDEDMTDYIEQHGVLVNPLVSAGYPSIGCQPCTSKPAPGADPRSGRWAGSSKTECGLHG, encoded by the coding sequence ATGAATACCGAGACCGAGGAACGAATCGAGCAGGGCAGGCGGCTGGCCCGCGAGGGCGCCGAGCTACTGGCGTCGGCCGATGCGCGGCAGATCCTGGACTGGACCGCGCGGACCTTCGGCGACGAGTGGATCGTCGCCTCGAACATGCAGGACGCCGTGTTGGTCGACCTGGCCGCCAAGGCCAAGCCCGGCGTGGACGTGTTGTTCCTGGAGACCGGTTATCACTTCGCCGAGACCCTGGGCACCCGCGATGCGGTGGCCGGGACCTATCCGGTGCGGATCGTGCAGGCGCAGGCCCGCCAGACCGTCGCCGAGCAGGACGCGAGCGAGGGACGCCGGCTGTATTCGTCTGATCCGGACCGATGCTGTGCCCTGCGCAAGGTCGAGCCGCTGCGCCGCACCCTGGCCGGTTATCGCGCCTGGGTCACCGGGGTACGGCGCGTCGAGGCTCCGACCAGGGCGAACACCCCTGTCGTCACCTTCGACGAACGCCATGGGCTGGTGAAGGTCAATCCGCTGGCCGCGTGGTCGGACGAGGACATGACCGACTACATCGAGCAGCACGGCGTCCTGGTGAACCCGCTGGTCTCGGCGGGCTACCCCTCGATCGGTTGTCAGCCCTGCACCAGCAAACCCGCGCCGGGGGCCGATCCGCGCAGCGGGCGTTGGGCGGGCAGCAGCAAGACCGAATGCGGATTACATGGATAG
- a CDS encoding nitrite/sulfite reductase translates to MTPPQQTTSTPPGRAARSARGVQRKRGEGQWALGYREPLNPNERSKKDDNPLNVRARIESIYAQGGFDSIDPGDLRGRFRWWGLYTQRKPGIDGGRTAVLKPEELDDEYFMLRVRVDGGLLTTAQLRAIGEISQMYARDTADLTDRQNIQLHWVRIEDVPAIWAKLEAVGLSTTEACGDCPRVVLGSPVAGIAEDEIIDATPAIEEITRRFIGDPTLSNLPRKFKTAISGSPRQDVVHETNCVSFVGVEHPEHGPGFDLWVGGGLSTNPKLAVRLGTWVPLAEVPEVWHGVAQIFRDYGYRRLRHRARLKFLVADWGAERFREVLEQEYLGRRLLDGPAPQPPTTTRDHIGVHRQRDGAHYVGFAATAGRVSGSTLVAVAKAAERVGSGRVRTTVQQNLLVLDVPDAELDSLQSELAGLGLYSNPSPWRQGVMACTGLEFCKLAIVETKARAIALVEELDRRLADVQEGVVDPVTVNLNGCPNACARTQVADIGLKGQIVVDADGAQVEGFQVHLGGGLGLDSGFGRKLRGHKVTSAELPDYVERLVRRYLAGRTDGERFAQWVVRAEEAELR, encoded by the coding sequence ATGACTCCACCGCAGCAGACCACCTCCACGCCGCCCGGTCGCGCAGCGCGATCGGCGCGTGGGGTGCAGCGGAAACGCGGCGAGGGCCAGTGGGCGCTGGGCTACCGCGAGCCGCTCAATCCCAACGAACGGTCCAAGAAGGACGACAATCCGCTCAACGTCCGGGCTCGCATCGAGTCGATCTACGCCCAGGGCGGTTTCGACTCCATCGATCCCGGTGATCTGCGCGGCCGGTTCCGTTGGTGGGGGCTGTACACCCAGCGCAAGCCCGGTATCGACGGCGGCCGGACGGCGGTCCTGAAGCCGGAGGAGCTGGACGACGAGTACTTCATGCTTCGGGTGCGGGTCGACGGCGGGCTGCTGACCACCGCCCAGCTGCGCGCCATCGGCGAGATCTCCCAGATGTACGCGCGCGACACCGCCGATCTGACCGACCGACAGAACATCCAGCTGCACTGGGTGCGGATCGAGGACGTCCCGGCGATCTGGGCGAAGCTGGAGGCGGTCGGCCTGTCGACCACCGAGGCCTGCGGCGACTGCCCTCGGGTGGTCCTCGGCTCCCCGGTGGCGGGCATCGCCGAGGACGAGATCATCGATGCCACGCCCGCGATCGAGGAGATCACCCGGCGGTTCATCGGAGATCCGACGCTGTCGAACCTGCCGCGCAAGTTCAAGACGGCGATCTCCGGCTCACCCCGACAGGACGTCGTGCACGAGACGAACTGCGTCTCCTTCGTCGGTGTCGAGCATCCCGAGCACGGGCCCGGTTTCGACCTGTGGGTGGGCGGTGGTCTGTCGACCAATCCGAAGCTCGCCGTGCGGTTGGGCACCTGGGTGCCGCTGGCGGAGGTGCCCGAGGTCTGGCACGGCGTGGCCCAGATCTTCCGCGACTACGGCTACCGCAGGCTGCGGCACCGGGCGCGGTTGAAGTTCCTCGTCGCCGATTGGGGTGCCGAGCGGTTCCGCGAGGTGCTGGAACAGGAGTACCTCGGACGTCGGCTGCTGGACGGGCCCGCGCCGCAGCCGCCCACGACGACCCGCGATCACATCGGCGTCCACCGGCAGCGGGACGGCGCGCACTACGTCGGTTTCGCGGCGACGGCGGGCCGGGTCTCGGGTTCGACGCTGGTCGCGGTGGCCAAGGCGGCGGAGCGGGTCGGTTCGGGGCGGGTCCGCACCACGGTGCAGCAGAACCTGTTGGTGCTGGATGTGCCCGATGCCGAGTTGGACTCGCTGCAATCGGAGTTGGCCGGGCTCGGTCTTTACAGCAACCCGTCGCCGTGGCGGCAGGGCGTGATGGCGTGCACCGGCCTGGAGTTCTGCAAGTTGGCGATCGTCGAGACCAAGGCCAGGGCGATCGCGTTGGTCGAGGAGCTGGATCGGCGGCTGGCCGACGTCCAGGAGGGCGTCGTCGACCCGGTCACGGTGAATCTGAACGGCTGCCCGAACGCCTGCGCGCGAACCCAGGTCGCCGACATCGGCCTCAAGGGACAGATCGTCGTCGACGCCGACGGGGCGCAGGTCGAGGGCTTCCAGGTGCACCTGGGCGGCGGGCTGGGGCTGGATTCCGGTTTCGGCCGCAAGCTGCGCGGGCACAAGGTCACCTCCGCCGAGCTACCCGACTATGTGGAACGGCTGGTGCGCCGCTACCTGGCAGGCCGGACCGACGGCGAGCGGTTCGCCCAGTGGGTCGTGCGCGCCGAGGAGGCCGAACTCCGGTGA
- a CDS encoding Insertion element protein, whose product MSAAFEAAGGQGRAVPLHCPYCAEEDLRPEEEPEGAWLCAGCRRVFVVRMVGLRLRETRSS is encoded by the coding sequence GTGAGCGCGGCGTTCGAGGCCGCAGGCGGTCAGGGCCGCGCGGTTCCCCTGCACTGTCCCTACTGCGCTGAGGAGGACCTGCGGCCAGAGGAGGAACCCGAGGGCGCCTGGCTGTGTGCCGGGTGTCGGCGGGTGTTCGTCGTGCGGATGGTGGGTCTGCGACTGAGGGAGACGAGGTCGTCCTAG
- a CDS encoding putative leader peptide translates to MIIQCQSQHPVGSGPIIAVRGRLENMTARRTRLVTRRHVDLKRVASALCRRGR, encoded by the coding sequence ATGATCATCCAATGCCAGTCTCAGCATCCGGTCGGATCTGGACCGATCATCGCGGTGCGTGGCAGGCTCGAAAACATGACAGCGCGGCGCACTCGACTCGTCACCCGGCGCCACGTCGACCTCAAGCGCGTCGCCAGCGCTCTGTGCCGACGGGGCCGCTAG